In a genomic window of Akkermansia massiliensis:
- a CDS encoding flavodoxin domain-containing protein, giving the protein MEITIIYGTETGNSESLAREAREKLTKLGHQATVVDMEDMTVEQLKNAGTLLVVTSTWGDGEPPSNAEALYQALKDSSEDLSTVNYAVFALGDEFYENFCQAGKDFDAFLERLKAQRLLPVALSDGDYDATFPEWVDALAEKLS; this is encoded by the coding sequence ATGGAAATCACCATTATCTACGGAACGGAAACAGGAAATTCGGAAAGCCTGGCCCGGGAGGCCCGGGAAAAACTGACAAAGCTCGGCCATCAGGCAACAGTGGTTGATATGGAGGATATGACGGTGGAACAGTTGAAAAATGCGGGAACGCTGCTGGTCGTCACCAGCACGTGGGGAGACGGCGAACCTCCCTCCAATGCAGAGGCGCTGTACCAGGCATTGAAGGACTCCTCGGAAGACCTTTCTACAGTCAATTATGCCGTCTTCGCCCTTGGGGATGAATTTTATGAAAACTTCTGCCAGGCAGGCAAGGACTTCGATGCCTTCCTGGAACGTTTGAAGGCGCAAAGGCTGCTGCCGGTAGCCCTGTCCGATGGGGATTATGACGCCACCTTCCCGGAATGGGTAGATGCCCTCGCGGAAAAACTTTCCTGA
- a CDS encoding metallophosphoesterase, with protein MIGFSLFMWAWQVEPRRVETVTTALEVPQWKEKGGSPLRIVIAGDFHLRPNGGDQARRYMEKIMEAQPDMIFLLGDYANGHTRESSMSPETAREYFKMLKAPLGIFAVQGNHDQYYGWDLWRNMFSELGILPMWNDSLLLHLPGGRDLQLSSVRDDYHLRIRPEELPLRFSPDIPHILLSHVPDIFPLLAPGTADAVISAHTHGGQICLPGGKPLANISREKAKFSYPWSQLNGTPFLITRGLGCSVLPLRFCCPPEIIVLEIQ; from the coding sequence ATGATCGGCTTTTCCTTATTCATGTGGGCGTGGCAGGTGGAACCCAGGCGCGTGGAAACCGTCACGACCGCGCTGGAAGTGCCGCAGTGGAAGGAAAAAGGCGGCTCCCCGCTCCGGATCGTGATCGCCGGAGACTTCCACCTGCGCCCGAACGGCGGCGACCAGGCGCGCCGGTACATGGAAAAAATCATGGAGGCCCAGCCGGACATGATCTTCCTGCTGGGGGACTACGCCAACGGCCACACCCGGGAGAGCAGCATGAGTCCGGAAACAGCCAGGGAATACTTCAAGATGCTGAAGGCCCCCCTGGGCATCTTCGCCGTACAGGGCAACCATGACCAGTACTACGGCTGGGACCTGTGGCGGAACATGTTTTCCGAGCTGGGCATCCTGCCCATGTGGAACGATTCCCTGCTGCTGCACCTCCCCGGAGGCAGAGATTTGCAGCTTTCCTCCGTTCGGGACGACTACCACCTGAGAATCAGGCCGGAGGAACTGCCGCTGCGTTTTTCCCCGGACATTCCCCACATCCTGCTCTCCCACGTGCCGGACATCTTTCCCCTGCTGGCTCCCGGCACGGCGGACGCCGTCATCAGCGCCCATACCCACGGCGGGCAGATCTGCCTGCCCGGCGGCAAGCCCCTGGCGAACATCTCCCGGGAGAAGGCCAAATTCTCCTATCCCTGGTCCCAGCTGAACGGAACCCCCTTCCTCATCACCCGCGGGCTGGGATGCAGCGTTCTTCCCCTGCGCTTCTGCTGCCCTCCGGAAATCATCGTGCTGGAAATCCAATAA
- the aroC gene encoding chorismate synthase — MSSSFGQVFRISTWGESHGAGVGVVIDGCPSLVPVTEEAIQRELDRRRPGQSDIVTPRKEEDRAEILSGVLDGKTLGTPIAVSVRNKDHRSSAYDEMAHTYRPSHADYTYDAKYGIRAWAGGGRASARETIGRVAAGAVARAVLKQAFPGMEIIAWVDQVHHVKASVDWEAVTASVIESNIVRTADPSVVEAMIAAIKEARDAGNSLGGVVKCVVRGCPPGLGDPVFDKLDATLAHAMMSIPATKAFAVGSGFEAADMTGLEHNDPFYMRDGHVHTVTNHSGGIQGGISNGEDILMRIGFKPTATLMVDQQTVNQAGEDARLKGRGRHDACVLPRAVPIVEAMAWLCLCDHYLRQRCQRAL, encoded by the coding sequence ATGTCCAGCAGTTTTGGTCAGGTGTTCAGAATCTCCACCTGGGGTGAATCCCATGGAGCCGGGGTAGGCGTGGTGATTGACGGCTGTCCGTCCCTCGTCCCGGTGACGGAAGAAGCCATTCAGCGGGAGCTGGACCGGCGCAGGCCGGGGCAGAGCGACATCGTGACGCCCCGCAAGGAGGAAGACCGCGCGGAAATACTCTCCGGCGTGCTGGACGGCAAAACCCTGGGAACGCCCATCGCCGTCAGCGTGCGGAACAAGGACCACCGTTCCTCCGCCTATGATGAAATGGCCCACACGTACCGCCCCTCCCATGCGGACTACACGTACGACGCCAAATACGGCATCCGCGCCTGGGCGGGCGGCGGCAGGGCCTCCGCACGGGAAACCATCGGGCGCGTCGCCGCCGGGGCCGTGGCCAGGGCCGTGCTCAAGCAGGCCTTTCCCGGCATGGAGATCATAGCCTGGGTGGACCAGGTGCATCATGTGAAAGCCTCCGTGGACTGGGAGGCCGTCACGGCCTCCGTCATTGAAAGCAACATCGTCCGCACGGCGGACCCCTCCGTGGTGGAGGCCATGATTGCCGCCATCAAGGAGGCGCGGGACGCCGGCAACTCCCTGGGCGGCGTGGTCAAATGCGTGGTGCGCGGCTGCCCTCCCGGACTGGGGGACCCCGTCTTTGACAAGCTGGACGCCACGCTGGCCCACGCCATGATGAGCATTCCCGCCACCAAGGCCTTTGCCGTGGGCTCCGGCTTTGAAGCGGCGGACATGACCGGACTGGAACACAACGACCCTTTTTACATGCGGGACGGCCATGTGCATACCGTCACCAACCACTCCGGCGGCATCCAGGGCGGCATCTCCAACGGAGAAGACATCCTGATGCGCATCGGCTTCAAGCCCACCGCCACCTTGATGGTTGACCAGCAGACGGTCAACCAGGCAGGGGAGGACGCCCGGCTCAAGGGCAGGGGACGGCATGACGCCTGCGTGCTGCCGCGCGCCGTGCCCATTGTGGAAGCCATGGCCTGGCTCTGCCTGTGCGACCACTATCTGCGCCAGCGCTGCCAGCGGGCATTGTAA
- a CDS encoding tyrosine recombinase, translating into MKAHLERFIRFLAAEKGLSAAYQLSVRQTLEEFARFLGTEDADLSRVDIGTLTEFLRHLQARGMARSSMRVEMVHLRIFFRWLAGMGMLEKDPSAFLEMPRQGLSLPHVLDQQTVSTLLESVDVQDIPLGCRDRALLEMIYACGMRVSEVISCKLESLDMNDAFVRVLGKGEKTRLVPVGRSALEALRTYLEKGRPRLVKPGTKSHIFLTVRGRPLTRERVRQILRERARAAGIEQHVFPHILRHSFATHLLENGADLRIIQEMLGHADISTTQIYTHLEQQRLNAIHHRFHPRG; encoded by the coding sequence ATGAAAGCCCATCTGGAACGCTTCATCCGTTTTCTGGCCGCAGAGAAAGGCTTGAGCGCCGCCTACCAGCTTTCCGTGAGGCAGACGCTGGAGGAATTCGCCCGGTTTCTGGGTACGGAAGACGCTGATCTTTCCCGTGTGGACATCGGCACGCTTACGGAGTTCCTCCGGCATTTGCAGGCCCGCGGCATGGCCCGCAGCTCCATGCGGGTGGAAATGGTGCATTTGCGCATCTTTTTCCGCTGGCTGGCCGGGATGGGGATGCTGGAAAAAGACCCCTCCGCCTTTCTGGAAATGCCCCGGCAGGGGCTGTCGCTCCCCCATGTGCTGGATCAGCAAACCGTTTCAACACTGCTTGAAAGTGTTGACGTTCAGGATATTCCTCTCGGCTGTAGAGACAGGGCCCTGCTGGAGATGATTTACGCCTGCGGCATGCGCGTAAGTGAGGTAATCAGTTGCAAATTAGAGAGTTTGGATATGAATGATGCCTTTGTCCGCGTGCTGGGGAAGGGAGAGAAAACGCGGCTGGTGCCTGTGGGTAGGTCCGCCTTGGAGGCGTTGAGGACGTATCTGGAGAAAGGGAGGCCCAGGCTGGTCAAGCCGGGGACGAAAAGCCATATTTTCCTGACGGTGCGCGGACGGCCGCTGACCAGGGAACGGGTACGCCAGATTCTCCGGGAACGCGCCAGGGCCGCGGGAATAGAACAGCATGTCTTCCCGCATATCCTCCGGCATTCCTTCGCCACGCATCTGCTGGAGAACGGCGCCGACCTCCGCATCATTCAGGAAATGCTGGGGCATGCCGATATTTCCACCACCCAGATTTATACGCATCTGGAACAGCAGCGGCTGAATGCCATTCATCACCGCTTCCATCCCAGGGGATAA
- a CDS encoding DNA adenine methylase has product MEEDPRYLTEQIVTYLGNKRSLLHFLGMGLEQVKSRLGKDRLKAGDLFSGSGIVARFLKKHSEELIVNDLEEYSRIVNTCYLSNPEEVENLELERHYRRLLRYMETHESPGFITELYAPKNPDSITPEDRVFYTRRNAVYLDTARQTIDLLPEEVRPYFIAPLLAEASVHTNTSGVFKGFYKDRHGVGKFGGTAGNALSRILGDILLPFPVFSRFNCRFSIHCRDANELAAELPEMDVVYLDPPYNQHPYGSNYFMLNLLSSYEKPAETSRVSGIPADWKRSTYNSRQHAPAALFRLLEDCPAKFILLSYSSEGFISYEEMTNFLGRLGHIVTLETPYATFRGSRNLRNRPQNVTEFLFLVERF; this is encoded by the coding sequence ATGGAGGAAGATCCCAGATACCTGACGGAACAGATTGTGACGTATCTGGGCAACAAGCGTTCCCTGCTGCACTTCCTGGGGATGGGGCTGGAACAGGTGAAAAGCCGCCTGGGGAAGGACAGGCTGAAGGCCGGGGACCTGTTTTCCGGCAGCGGCATTGTAGCCCGTTTCCTGAAAAAGCATTCGGAAGAGTTGATTGTCAATGATCTGGAAGAGTATAGCCGCATCGTCAACACCTGCTACCTGAGCAATCCGGAGGAAGTGGAGAATCTGGAGCTGGAGAGGCATTACCGGCGTCTGCTGCGGTATATGGAGACGCATGAGTCCCCGGGGTTCATCACGGAGTTGTACGCGCCCAAAAATCCGGACAGCATCACGCCGGAAGACCGCGTTTTTTATACGCGCCGCAACGCCGTGTACCTGGATACGGCCCGGCAGACCATCGATTTGCTTCCGGAAGAGGTAAGGCCCTATTTCATCGCCCCCCTTCTGGCGGAGGCTTCCGTGCATACGAACACATCCGGCGTGTTCAAGGGATTTTACAAGGACAGGCACGGCGTCGGCAAGTTCGGCGGAACGGCCGGCAACGCTCTTTCCCGCATCCTGGGGGATATTTTACTGCCGTTCCCCGTGTTTTCCCGGTTTAACTGCCGGTTTTCCATCCACTGCCGTGACGCCAATGAACTGGCCGCGGAATTGCCGGAGATGGATGTGGTGTACCTGGACCCTCCCTACAATCAGCATCCGTACGGTTCCAACTATTTCATGCTGAACCTGCTGTCCTCCTATGAGAAGCCGGCGGAAACCAGCCGTGTTTCCGGCATTCCCGCGGATTGGAAACGCTCCACGTACAACAGCCGGCAGCATGCCCCAGCGGCCCTGTTCCGGCTGCTGGAGGACTGCCCGGCCAAGTTCATTCTCCTTTCGTACAGTTCGGAGGGCTTCATCAGTTATGAGGAAATGACGAATTTCCTTGGCCGTCTGGGACATATCGTCACGCTGGAAACGCCATACGCCACATTCCGCGGCAGCCGGAATTTGAGGAACCGCCCGCAGAACGTGACAGAGTTCCTGTTCCTGGTGGAACGGTTTTAA
- a CDS encoding tetratricopeptide repeat protein, with the protein MDKEKLKGELEKWEREIALDPENFTAYVKKGNVLDDLGRSEEALDSYNRALEINPAYDKAYCNRGIVLKKLERKEEALSSYDKALEINPGNDATHYNRGHILDDLGRKEEALQSYDKALEINPGDHAAYYNKGNILNDLGRKKEALDSYNKALEIRPDYDKAYCNRGIILKSLGQKEEALASYNKALEINPGYDAAHYNKGNVLDDLGRKEEALASYSKALEINPGYGAACYNMGNVMDDLGRKEEALACYNKALEINPHHDAALNNKGLLLSNLGKKEEALACYIQAIQINAGNEIAKRNRRSLVGSKEFWDGLSENSQVDLWSGDEDFNVLASREKLGGCSGKDLSCIHRLWVEQYRLLYLLSADLEQVGHYTSSMVFETLLQKQTETDGHANPLSLCSLAAANDPTEGTVFQAFLKQDCLPSQRIQSHLAVLQASFSSAIDSLNQFRLYGKNKGEEGTGLCLVFNRSFFAKPGETSMIAVQKEDDSSSGKETDMRRKLPLYWVLYYDCSSGRVHYTPACSEYSLNRDFNVCEDALKESERKKLQEIGKSLKNIRMLFECISEKAQKAALEMLIYLRHLVKDAAFKDEKELRILSLHPYNDQSSPLKVLEGKNCLSVGYLPVIHEGEEYLEKVIAGPKLRDFANLVDVAKFRLHRLGGKKKVEFCQSRAPLS; encoded by the coding sequence ATGGACAAAGAAAAATTGAAGGGGGAATTGGAAAAATGGGAACGAGAGATCGCTCTTGATCCTGAAAATTTCACGGCTTATGTGAAGAAAGGGAATGTCCTGGATGACCTGGGACGCAGCGAGGAAGCGCTGGACAGCTATAACAGGGCTCTGGAAATCAACCCTGCTTACGATAAAGCCTATTGCAACAGGGGCATTGTATTGAAAAAATTAGAAAGGAAGGAGGAAGCTTTATCCAGTTACGATAAAGCGTTGGAAATCAACCCAGGAAATGATGCAACCCATTACAACAGAGGACATATTCTGGACGATCTCGGGAGGAAGGAGGAGGCGTTGCAGAGCTATGACAAAGCGCTGGAAATTAATCCTGGGGACCATGCGGCCTACTACAATAAAGGAAATATCCTGAACGATCTCGGCCGGAAGAAGGAAGCGTTGGACAGCTATAACAAGGCTCTGGAAATCAGACCTGATTATGATAAGGCTTATTGCAACAGGGGCATTATCCTGAAAAGTTTAGGACAAAAGGAAGAGGCCCTTGCCAGCTACAACAAGGCGCTGGAGATCAATCCCGGTTACGATGCGGCCCATTATAACAAGGGAAATGTCCTGGATGACCTGGGAAGAAAGGAGGAAGCTCTGGCCAGCTATAGTAAGGCATTGGAAATCAATCCTGGTTATGGGGCGGCCTGTTACAACATGGGAAATGTCATGGATGACCTGGGACGGAAGGAGGAAGCTCTGGCCTGTTATAACAAGGCGCTGGAAATCAACCCTCATCATGATGCAGCCCTGAACAATAAAGGGCTTTTATTATCCAATCTCGGCAAAAAGGAAGAGGCATTGGCTTGTTATATTCAAGCCATTCAAATCAATGCCGGTAATGAAATAGCCAAACGAAACCGGAGGTCGTTAGTGGGAAGCAAGGAATTCTGGGATGGCCTGTCAGAAAATAGTCAGGTGGATTTATGGAGTGGAGACGAAGATTTCAATGTCCTGGCAAGCAGGGAAAAACTGGGTGGATGCTCCGGCAAAGATTTATCCTGTATTCACCGTCTGTGGGTGGAACAATATAGGCTTCTTTATTTGCTTAGCGCTGACCTTGAGCAGGTAGGGCATTACACTTCCTCTATGGTTTTTGAAACCTTGCTCCAAAAGCAGACGGAAACGGACGGTCACGCAAATCCCCTGTCGTTATGTAGCCTGGCTGCGGCTAATGATCCTACGGAAGGCACCGTTTTTCAGGCATTTCTAAAACAGGATTGTCTGCCTTCCCAGAGAATTCAGAGCCATCTTGCCGTATTGCAGGCTTCCTTTTCTTCTGCCATTGATTCCTTGAACCAGTTCCGCCTTTACGGAAAAAACAAGGGAGAGGAAGGAACCGGGCTGTGCCTGGTATTTAACCGATCCTTTTTTGCCAAACCGGGAGAAACGTCCATGATTGCCGTCCAGAAAGAGGACGACTCCTCCTCCGGAAAAGAGACTGACATGCGCCGCAAGCTCCCTCTTTACTGGGTATTGTATTATGATTGCTCTTCCGGTCGGGTGCATTATACCCCTGCATGTTCTGAATACTCGTTAAACAGGGATTTTAATGTTTGCGAAGACGCATTGAAAGAGTCTGAAAGAAAGAAATTGCAGGAGATAGGCAAATCATTGAAGAATATTCGGATGCTTTTTGAGTGTATCAGCGAAAAGGCTCAAAAAGCTGCCCTGGAGATGCTCATTTACCTGAGGCATCTGGTGAAGGATGCCGCCTTCAAGGATGAAAAGGAATTGAGGATTCTTTCTTTGCATCCTTATAATGACCAGAGTTCCCCTCTCAAGGTACTGGAGGGAAAAAACTGCCTGTCGGTCGGCTATTTGCCGGTTATTCATGAGGGGGAGGAATATCTGGAGAAGGTGATTGCCGGGCCCAAATTGAGAGATTTTGCCAACTTGGTGGATGTGGCCAAATTCAGGCTTCATCGGTTGGGCGGAAAGAAGAAAGTGGAGTTTTGCCAGTCGCGGGCGCCTTTGAGTTGA
- a CDS encoding iron-sulfur cluster assembly scaffold protein gives MQFTHEIEQMCCVKKGCNHGPAPIPQEGNWTQSKEITDISGLTHGVGWCAPQQGTCKLTLNVKNGIVEEALVETSGCSGMTHSAAMAAEILPGKTVLEAMNTDLVCDAINTAMRELFLQIVYGRTQSAFSEGGLPIGAGLEDLGKGLRSQIGTLYGTRAKGPRYLEMAEGYITKLALDEDGEIIGYEFVRMGPMMEMIKKGVDANEAVAKCTGNYGRFDEAAKYIDPRHE, from the coding sequence ATGCAGTTTACACACGAAATCGAACAAATGTGTTGCGTCAAGAAAGGCTGCAACCATGGTCCGGCCCCCATCCCGCAGGAAGGCAACTGGACGCAATCCAAGGAGATCACGGATATTTCCGGCCTGACCCACGGCGTGGGCTGGTGCGCTCCCCAGCAGGGCACCTGCAAGCTGACGCTGAACGTCAAGAACGGCATCGTTGAGGAAGCCCTTGTAGAAACCAGCGGCTGCTCCGGCATGACCCACTCCGCCGCCATGGCCGCGGAAATCCTGCCCGGCAAGACCGTGCTGGAAGCGATGAACACGGACCTCGTGTGCGACGCCATCAACACCGCCATGCGCGAACTGTTCCTGCAGATCGTGTACGGCCGCACCCAGAGCGCTTTCTCCGAAGGCGGCCTGCCCATCGGCGCCGGTCTTGAAGACCTCGGCAAGGGCCTCCGCTCCCAGATCGGCACCCTGTACGGCACCCGCGCCAAGGGCCCCCGCTATCTGGAAATGGCCGAAGGCTACATCACCAAGCTGGCTCTGGACGAAGACGGCGAAATCATCGGCTATGAGTTCGTGCGCATGGGCCCGATGATGGAAATGATCAAGAAGGGCGTGGACGCCAACGAAGCCGTCGCCAAGTGCACGGGCAACTACGGTCGTTTCGACGAGGCCGCCAAGTACATCGATCCTCGTCACGAATGA
- a CDS encoding HU family DNA-binding protein, with amino-acid sequence MNKAQLIELIQNKLGADTTKKHAEEALAAVLESIKEGVQESGKVQIIGFGTFATKTREARTGRNPKTGKAINIPASKTVAFKASSALKD; translated from the coding sequence ATGAACAAGGCTCAACTGATCGAATTGATTCAAAACAAGCTGGGTGCCGATACGACCAAGAAGCACGCTGAAGAAGCTCTGGCCGCTGTGCTGGAATCCATCAAGGAAGGCGTGCAGGAATCCGGCAAGGTGCAGATCATCGGCTTTGGTACGTTTGCTACCAAGACCCGTGAAGCCCGTACCGGCCGCAACCCGAAGACCGGCAAGGCGATCAACATTCCCGCCTCCAAGACGGTTGCTTTCAAGGCCTCTTCCGCCCTGAAGGACTAA
- a CDS encoding GGGtGRT protein, with product MPLFESYDRRIKQINEALAKYGIGSIEEAEQLCLSKGINVREIVNGIQPIAFENAGWAYVVGAAIAIKKGCTKAADAAEAIGEGLQSFCIPGSVADDRKVGLGHGNLAAMLLRDETECFCFLAGHESFAAAEGAIGIAKSANRVRKQDLRVCLNGLGKDAAYIISRINGFTYVQTKFDYATGKLNIVQEKAFSKGPKAAVRVYGCDDVREGVAVMWNEGVDVSITGNSTNPTRFQHPVAGTYKKECNEKGKKYFSVASGGGTGRTLHPDNMAAGPASYGMTDTMGRMHSDAQFAGSSSVPAHVEMMGLIGMGNNPMVGASVAVAVAVEEAARQNA from the coding sequence ATGCCTCTTTTCGAATCCTACGACCGCCGCATCAAGCAGATCAATGAAGCCCTGGCCAAATACGGCATCGGCTCCATTGAAGAAGCGGAACAACTCTGCCTTTCCAAGGGCATCAACGTTCGCGAAATCGTGAACGGCATCCAGCCCATCGCGTTTGAAAACGCCGGCTGGGCCTACGTGGTGGGCGCCGCCATCGCCATCAAGAAGGGCTGCACGAAGGCTGCGGACGCCGCCGAAGCCATTGGTGAAGGCCTCCAGTCCTTCTGCATTCCCGGTTCCGTTGCGGACGACCGCAAGGTGGGCCTGGGCCACGGCAACCTGGCCGCCATGCTCCTGCGCGATGAAACGGAATGCTTCTGCTTCCTGGCCGGCCATGAATCCTTTGCCGCCGCTGAAGGCGCCATCGGCATTGCCAAATCCGCCAACCGCGTCCGCAAGCAGGACCTGCGCGTCTGCCTGAACGGCCTCGGCAAGGATGCCGCGTACATCATCTCCCGCATCAATGGCTTCACGTACGTGCAGACCAAGTTCGACTATGCCACGGGCAAGCTGAACATCGTCCAGGAGAAGGCTTTCTCCAAGGGCCCGAAGGCCGCTGTGCGCGTGTACGGCTGCGACGACGTGCGCGAAGGCGTGGCCGTCATGTGGAATGAAGGCGTGGACGTCTCCATCACCGGGAACTCCACCAACCCCACCCGCTTCCAGCACCCGGTAGCCGGCACCTACAAGAAGGAATGCAACGAGAAGGGCAAGAAGTACTTCTCCGTGGCTTCCGGCGGCGGTACGGGCCGCACCCTGCACCCGGACAACATGGCTGCCGGTCCCGCCTCCTACGGCATGACCGATACCATGGGCCGCATGCACTCGGACGCCCAGTTCGCCGGCTCCTCCTCCGTGCCCGCCCACGTGGAAATGATGGGCCTTATCGGCATGGGCAACAACCCGATGGTCGGCGCTTCCGTAGCGGTGGCCGTGGCTGTTGAAGAAGCCGCCAGGCAGAACGCCTGA
- a CDS encoding iron-containing alcohol dehydrogenase, whose product MYQPFQFFMPAQIFFGAGSLDNLGSAPLPGAKALIVIGGTSVRRLGYLDRVQALLKNQGVESVVFDKVQPNPVVEHVMEAAALARETGCDFVVGLGGGSSMDSAKSIAVMAANPGTYWDYIQGGSGKGLPIPNKPLPIVCITTTAGTGTEADPWTVITKEDTQEKIGFGFKGTFPTMSIVDPELMLSVPPKLTAYQGFDALFHAVEGYMATIASPMGDMFALQAIEYIAKYLPRAVSNGDDLEARAYVALANTYSGFVETISCCTSEHSIEHALSAFHPALPHGAGLIMISWAYHEAYAPACPERYARVAAAMGQEASVDGFLNGLNKLKEACGVDKLKMSEFGITPDLFDEYARTAFSTMGNLFELDRCKFTPADVVSILEKSYS is encoded by the coding sequence ATGTATCAGCCATTTCAATTTTTCATGCCCGCGCAAATTTTCTTTGGCGCGGGTTCTTTGGACAATCTTGGTTCCGCTCCCCTGCCCGGCGCCAAGGCCCTGATTGTCATCGGCGGCACGTCCGTCAGGCGGCTCGGGTATCTGGACCGGGTGCAGGCTTTGTTGAAGAACCAGGGAGTGGAGAGCGTCGTTTTCGACAAGGTGCAGCCCAACCCCGTGGTGGAGCACGTGATGGAGGCCGCCGCGCTTGCCAGGGAGACAGGTTGTGATTTCGTCGTCGGCCTGGGCGGAGGCAGCAGCATGGATTCCGCCAAGAGCATCGCCGTGATGGCTGCCAATCCGGGAACCTACTGGGATTACATCCAGGGCGGTTCCGGCAAGGGCCTTCCCATTCCCAACAAGCCCCTTCCCATCGTTTGCATCACCACCACGGCAGGGACTGGAACGGAAGCGGATCCGTGGACCGTCATCACGAAGGAGGATACGCAGGAGAAGATCGGCTTCGGCTTCAAGGGCACCTTCCCCACCATGTCCATCGTGGATCCGGAGCTGATGCTTTCCGTACCGCCCAAATTGACGGCCTACCAGGGCTTTGACGCCCTGTTCCACGCCGTGGAGGGGTACATGGCCACGATTGCCTCTCCCATGGGGGACATGTTCGCGCTACAGGCCATTGAATACATCGCCAAATACCTTCCCCGCGCCGTGAGCAACGGGGACGATCTGGAAGCGCGCGCCTACGTCGCCCTGGCCAATACCTATTCCGGCTTTGTGGAGACCATTTCCTGCTGTACGTCGGAACACTCCATTGAACACGCCCTCAGCGCGTTCCATCCCGCTCTCCCGCACGGCGCGGGCCTGATCATGATTTCCTGGGCCTATCATGAAGCCTATGCCCCCGCCTGCCCGGAACGTTACGCCAGGGTAGCCGCCGCCATGGGGCAGGAAGCTTCCGTGGACGGCTTCCTGAACGGCCTGAACAAGCTGAAGGAGGCCTGCGGCGTGGACAAGCTGAAGATGTCCGAGTTCGGCATTACCCCGGATTTGTTTGACGAATACGCCAGAACGGCCTTTTCCACCATGGGCAACCTGTTTGAGCTGGACCGCTGCAAGTTCACTCCGGCGGACGTCGTCAGCATCCTGGAAAAGTCCTATTCCTAG